AGTGTGTTCTACGGGCTGGGGAGCGTTTTCGCCGTTCTCGTTGCGGGAATCCGCTTCGTCCGTGGGATTTTTCGGACAGCGTTTTCGAGGAGTCAGTCGTGGCACATTATCCGGTCGTCCTGTCCGGCGCGGAGGCCTCCACGCTCATGTGGGCCCCCGAGGACGAGATCGAAGCGGCCGCGCTGGAGCAGCTGCGCAACATCTCCGCGCTGCCCTGGGTGTACGGGGTGCGGGTCATGCCCGATGTTCACCTGGGCAAGGGCGCCACGGTCGGTTCCGTCATCGCCATGCCCCACGCGGTCTCGCCCGCCGCGGTCGGGGTGGACATCGGCTGCGGCATGACCGGGGTGCGGACCACGCTGCGTTCCGCGGATCTTCCCGGTGACCTGCGCGGAATCCGCAGCCGCATCGAGCGGGCCGTTCCGGTCGGGTTCAACGCGCACGAGGAGCCCGTGGACCCGGCCCGCGTGGAAGTGCCCACCGAGAGGTGGCGGCAGCTCTGGGCGGACTTCGACGAGCTCTACGCCGGGGTGCACGGCCGCAGGAACAAGGCCGGGTGCCAGCTCGGCACGCTCGGCGGTGGCAACCACTTCATCGAGCTCTGCCTGGACGACGAGGACGCCGTCTGGATCATGCTGCACAGCGGATCGCGCAACATCGGCAAGGAACTGGCCGAGCGGCACATGGCCAGGGCGCAGGAGCTCCCGCACAACCGCGACCTGCCCGACCGCGACCTGGGCGTGTTCATCTCCGGGACTCCCCAGATGACCGCCTACCAGCACGATCTCTTCTGGGCGCAGGAGTACGCGAGATTGAACCGCTGGATCATGCTGGGGCTGGTGAAGAACACGCTGCGCGATTCCTTCCGGGGCAGGAAGATCGGTTTCGAGGATCCGATCTCCTGCCACCACAACTACGTCTCCGAGGAGACGATCGACGGTCGGTCGATGCTGGTCACCCGGAAGGGCGCCATCCGCGCGGGCAGCGGGGACCCGGGGCTCATACCGGGGTCCATGGGGACCGGTTCCTACGTGGTGCGCGGGCTCGGTTCGGAGGAGTCCTTCTTCTCGGCCGCTCACGGGGCGGGCCGCAGGATGAGCAGGAACAGGGCCAGGAAGACCTTCGGTTCGCAGGACCTGCGCGCCCAGACCTCGGGTGTCGAGTGCCGCAAGGACACCGGGGTGCTCGACGAGATACCGGGTGCGTACAAGGACATCGACACGGTCATCGAGGCGCAGTCCGCGCTCGTGGAGGTGCGGGGCAGGCTGCGTCAGATCGTCTGCGTCAAGGGCTGAGTCAGGACAGAGGTTGCGCGGCTCACTTTGCTCGGGTGGTGCCGTGGCGGAACCTCTCGCGGGCTCTCGCTGCGGCCAGGCCCGACATCGGGTAGCGGTTCTACACAACGTCGGACCTTCCTCACGAGAGCACCACGAGAGAACCCGCAGCGGTGCCGAGGGCTTAGGGGGTAAGAAGCGGCTCCGTCGCTTTCTCGACGAACCGACCCGACCGAGCGGGTACTCGTCACGAGCCGTGAAGCTCTATAGGCAAAATTGAGCTCCCCTCGCGGGGGAGGCTTACCTCGGTTTGGGCAGAATTGACAGTGCCGTGCCCGTGGGGGCGTCGGTGCGGGGGAGAATCGTGGTGGGCCGGTGCTCGGCGAGTCGAAGGGGGCAACATGGCTGAGGAAAGTGCTCGGGCGACACGACACCCGAGACGGCTGATCGAGTGGACCGGTGAACGGTGTGTCCCGTGGGCCGACGACGCGCAGGTCGTCTACGAGCACTACCACCGCTACGCGATCGCCGCGCGGTTGGCCCGGGACAAGCGGGTGCTCGACCTGGCCTGCGGTGAGGGGTTCGGTGCGGCCCTGCTGGCCGAGCAGGCCTCCGAAGTGGTCGGTGTCGACATCGACGAGGAGACCGCGCGGCACGCGACGCTCAACTACGAGTCCGCGAACCTCTCCTTCCGGACCGGGTCCATGACCGACGCGGAACTGCTGGCCGAGGCCAAGCCGTTCGACCTGATCGTGTGCTTCGAGGCGATCGAACACGTCTCCGACCACGACGCGGTGCTGCGGCTGATGCGCGCGCGCTTGGCGCAGGGCGGGATCGTGCTGGTCAGCACGCCGGACACCTCCGTCTACCACGAGGAGCACGGCAACGAGAACCCCTTCCACGTCAGGGAGCTGGCGGCCCCGCAGTTCGAGGAGCTGCTCGAGGACTCCTTCCGGCACTCCGCGGTGCTCAAGCAGAACGTCGCCGTCGGTTCGCTGGTGACCCCCTCCGATCCGGGGGATCCGGACATAGCGGCCGACGGGGTCCGGCTGCAGACGCTGCGGCAGCTGGAATCGGGTGCCTGGCAGGTGCGGCAGGGGGTGGACCACACTTACCTGCTCGGGATCGCCTCGGACCGGCAGCTTCCCCAGCTGCCCGCGGCGGCCGTGCTGCTCGACGCCGACCTCGGACTGGCCCGTGATCGGGACACCGGTATCGACGAGGTGGTCGAGCAGCGCGACGCGGCGGTGGCCGATGTGGCCAGGCTGAACGAGCTGTGCCGCGGCAATCGCGCGGAGGCGGCCGAGCTCAAGAACAAGATCACCGAGCTGGAGTCGAGCCGCGTTTCCGCGGAGAGCAGGGCCGACGAGGCGGAGCGGGAACGCGACCGGCTGCTCGGCGAGCTGCACGAGGCCGAGCTGGAGCGGCAGCGGGAGTCGGCCAGGATCGAGTGGCTGCGGGAAACCGTGACCTCCCTCGAGTCCGAACTGGACTCGGTGCGTCGGCGGGCCGCCGAGCTGGAGGAGCAGAACTCGGCCCTGGTGCAGCGCGCGGTCACCAGGTACCGGCGCGCGGTCGAGCGGGTGGCCCCGCGCGGCACCGCACGCCGGGACGTCTACGAACTCGCCATGGGCAGGGGGACCTCGGCCGCGCGGCAGGAGGAGCCCGGCGACCCGGTCGCGGTTCCGCACAGCGACGAGCCGGTCGTCAGCGTCGTGATCCCGGTGCACGGCAAGTGGAACTACACCAGGAGGTGCCTGCTCAGCATCGCCGGTCACCGGGCCTGCGTCCCGTTCGAGGTGATCGTCGTGGACGACGCCTCCCCGGACGACAGCGCCGAGCACCTCGCGCGGTGCCCCGGTGTCCGCCTGGTGCGCGCCGAGCGCAACCTCGGTTTCGTGGGGGCCTGCAACCTGGGGGCCGAGCACGCCGGGGGGAGGCACCTGCTCTTCCTCAACAACGACACCGAGGTTACGGGGTCGTGGTTGGACGAACTGCTGGACACGCTCGAGTCCGACGAGGGGATCGGTCTGGTGGGGGCCAAGCTGCTCTACCCGGACGGGCGGCTGCAGGAGTGCGGCAGCATCGTCTGGTCGGACGGCAGCGGCTGGAACCTCGGACGGCTGGGTGATCCCGCCGCCGCCGAGCACAACGTGACGCGCGATGTGGACTACTGCTCGGGGGCGGCGATTCTCGTACGGGGTGGGCTGTTCGAGTCGCTGGGCGGTTTCGACACGCGGTACTGCCCCGCCTACTACGAGGACACCGACCTCGCGTTCGCCGTGCGGGAGGCGGGCTACCGCACGCTCGTGCAGCCCAGGGCCGAGGTGGTGCACCACGAGGGGGTGTCCAACGGTACGGACGTGGGCTCCGGGCTGAAGAGGTACCAGGAGCTGAACCGGCAGGTCTTCGTGGAGAAGTGGTCGGAGACGCTGCACTCCCGGCACCTGCCCGAGTCGAGCACCCGAAACCTGTGGTTGGCGCGCCAGCGGGGGACTTACGGGCATTTCGGTCCGCTGGTGCTGGTCAAGGACCACCAGGTCCCCCGGCCGAACTACGACTCCGGCTCGATGCGGATGTGGCGGCTGCTGGAACAGCTCGTCTTCATCGGGGCGCGGGTGGTGTTCTTCCCGAACAACCACGCGGCGCTGGAGCCCTACACCACCGACCTGCAGCGCCTGGGCATCACGGTGCTGGCCGACGAGCGGTTGCAGCAGGCCTTTCTCGACGAGGCCGGTTCGGAGATCACCCTGGCTTTGCTCTCCCGGCCGCAGGTGGCCTGGAGCGTGCTGGAGCAGCTTCGGCTGAACGCCGCCCAGGCAGTGATCGCCTACGACACCGTGGACATGCACTTTCTGCGCTTGCAGCGGCAGGCGGAACTGGCCGAGTCCGAAGCGGAGCACGAGCGGGGCGGCGCGCTGCGGCAGAAGGCCTTCGCCTCGCGACAGATGGAACTCGGCCTGGTGCGCAGCTGTGATGTCACCTTCGTCGTCTCGGAGGCGGAGCAGCGGCTGTTGAGCGAGACGGTCGAGGACGCCGACGTTCGTGTGCTGTCCAATGTGCACGACGTTCGCGGGAGCGTCGAAGGACCGGAATCCAGGCGTGACGTGCTGTTCGTCGGCGGCTTCGACCACCCGCCGAACATCGACGCCGCCCGCTGGGCGGCCGAGGAGATCATGCCGCTGGTCCGCGAGCGCTGCCCCGGGGCCCGGCTGCACATCGTCGGGAGCAATCCGACCGAGGAGATCACCCGGCTGCGGGGAAGCGGGGTGGAGGTCCACGGTTGGGTCGACGACCTGTCCGCCGTCTACGACGCGGCCAGGGTGAGTCTCGCCCCGCTGCGGTTCGGGGCCGGCGTCAAGGGCAAGGTCGGCGAGAGTCTCGCGGTGGGAGTGCCCGTGGTCGCCACGGAACTGGCCATGGAGGGCATCCGGCTGGAACCGACGCGGGACGTGCTGGTGGCCGACGACGCGCCCGGCCTGGCCGAGGAGGTCGTGCGGTTGCTCACCGACGACGCGGAATGGCGCCGGTTGTCCGAGGCGGGACGTTCCGGGGTGCGGGCCCAGTTCGGCCCCGAGGTCGCCCTCGCGGAGCTGAAACGCCTGGTGAAGGGCTGACTCCACGGAGCGGCTCGGAGACCGTCCCGCCCCGGACCGGTGGCGGGACGGTCCACCGCTGGATCTTCCGGCTCACTCGCGCACTGTCGGCGGCGTCTTGGCCAGCTGCTTGCTCAACAGGTCCTCGAACAGCGAACGCGCCTCGCTGGCCGGTTTGTCCCCGGCCCTGACCTCGACCACGACCATCCAGTCGTGGGTGGTGTAGGCGGCGCGCAGGATGTCGCCCGAGGAGTGGACGGGAACGCCCTGGTAGGACAGGTCGTCGAGGACGGTGAGGGTCTCCTGCTGGTCCCGGTACTTCCGGGTGAGTTCCTCGGCCGTGGACTCGTCCGGCATCCGCACCGCGATCAGGCTCGTGCCGATCGGGCTCTGCGTCCCGTTGAACCAGCCGTCGGAGACGCCGTTGTCCAGCGCGAACTTGAGTACCGGTGGGAACAGCACCCCGGACTTCGCGCCTTCCAGGGCGGCCGGTTTCAGGGGCTCTTTGTTGAACGGGTGCTTCTTGCCCTCCGGCGGCGGGACGAGCACGTTGTCGGCGTTCTGCGGAGCTGGTTTGGCCTCGGGGGGCTCCGGAAGCGGCGGTTCGGTCGAGGTCGGGGTCTGCGTGCTCGTCGACGTCTCCGGGCCCGCGGCCCTTTGCTGCGATCCGTCCTCTCCGGACAGGAAGGAGAACACGCCTGCCACGATCACGCCGACCAGCAGCACACCGCCGACCGCGAAGCCCGCGATCTTTCCCTTGCCCGATTTGCCCGCTGTTTCGAAGACCTCGGGGCCCTGCCGCATCCAGCTGGTGTCCCCGTGCTCCGGAGGCAGGTCCGAGTTGCCCCACGGGGTGCCCGGAGCGTCCGCGGTGGGCCACTGCTGTGCCCAGGCCGCCTGCTCACCGCCGGGCTGTTGCGGGAACTGGCCGGAGTTCGGCCATCCCCCCGGAGGGACGCCGGGCTGCTGGCCCTGCTGGGGGAATCCCGGCTGCTGGGGCGCCCCGGTCGGAGGGTGGTTGACGTTGACGACCCGGGTGCTGTCCCCACTGCTCTGCCGCGGAGGTTGTTGAACACCCTGAGGTCCGGAATGTCCCTGGTCACCGTACTGTTGCCAGCTGAAGGCCGGGGGGAACGGATTCTGCTGCTGTTGCTGTCCGAAACCACCCGACTGCGGGTCGGCCGCGCCGTGCTGCTGCGGCCACGCGGGTTGTTGAGCCGGGAATCCCCCGGAAGGGGAGCCCGACTGCTCTGCTTGTTCCGCGTGGGCGCGGCCGAGCACGGAGTCGCGCCGTTGTCGGTACTCGTCGGCGGATATGCGTCCGGCCGCGAGTTCCGCGTCCAGTTGTTGCAGCTCGTCTTCCCAGGTCACCGCTTGAGCCCTTTCCGGATTCCCGGCCGCACCCCGATGCGGCCACCCCTCATTTTCGCATTTTCCCCCGCTGTGCGGGCCCACTGTCCGAATAACGATCGTCGAACTGTGGGGAGCGGCCCCACCCACTCCGCGATCGGAGTTAGGCTACGTCGCGCTGTTGTCGACTGGTCGAGTTGTCGGATGAGGTCACAGGGGATGGGCGACCGCGTGCCACGCGTCGATCACGCGCATCCCGAGTACTTCGCGAACCCGAACCACGGTTTCGCCTGGATCCGGATGATCGGCGCGATCCTGGTGATCTACGGGCACAGCTACCCCCTGGTCAGTGGAAACGATCTCTTTCCTCCCGAATGGCCGGTGCAACCCGATGACGGCGTGCTCATGGGTTTTTTCGCCATGAGCGGTTTCCAGATCACCGAGAGCTGGATGCGCGACCCGCATCCGGCGCGGTTCGCCGTCAAACGAGTGCTGCGGCTGTGGCCTCCCATGCTGACCGTATCGTTGGTCTCCGCCCTGCTGATCGGGCCGTTGGTCACGAACCTGGCCGCGGAGGAGTACTTCACCGCGCACGGGACCTGGGCCTATGTGGTCAACAACACCGGGCTCGTGACCCTGGAACACCAGCTTCCCGGGGTTTTCGAGGAGAACCCCTGGGAAGGGGCGGTCAACGGGTCGCTCTGGACGTTGCCGATGGAGCTGCTCGCCTACGCGGGGCTGTTCGTGCTGTTGCTGCTCGGGGCGGGACTGCGCCGGACCCGCTGGCTCGCCGTGGTGGCCCTGGTGGTGGTGGCCGTCGTCGACCGCAGGCTGGAACAGGACCCGGGAGCCAACAGCGCGGGCTCACTGCTCAGCGTTCCGGTGGAACCGCTGATCGCCTTCCTCGTGGCCTTCGCGCTCGGGGTGGTGCTGAACCTCTACCGGATCCCGCTCTCGCCGCTGGCCTCCCTGGCCGGGCTGGCCGCCCTGGCCGCGATGCCCATGAACACGGCGACCTCGTTCTGGATGACCCTCGTGGTCAGCTACTCCGTCGTCGTGGTCGGCCACTTCTGGCCCGCGCGGCTGCGGGTGCCCAACCTCTGGGTCAACGGCAGCTACGGCGTCTACGTGTGGGGCTTCCCCGTTCAGCAGCTGCTCGTGTTCGCCGGGTTGCGCAACGAGTGGTTCGTGATGCTGTGCGCCGTACCGCTCGCCTACGTGATGGGAACCCTGTCGTGGCGGTTCGTCGAGGAACCGACCATGAACCTGCGCCACTACATCGTCCCCGACCGCTCCTCCCGCTCCGTGCGTTCCGACGCGGAGCGATCGGCCGTGCCGGGGAGGGCGGGGGAGCCGGATCCGCGACCTCACGCGACTCCACGCCCCCGGGAGGAACCGGCTGCCTCCGCGGAGACCGGTGGCTCCGTGGACGACCGCCCCACCGAGCCGGTGGGAACCACACCGCTGGTTCCGGTCGAGGGGGACGCGGAGCGGACCACGCCCCTGCTGCCGCGCGTTCCGGGAGGTGACCAGCGGACCACGGGAGACTGACGGTGGTCCGTGGTCGGCCTTCCGGGGCCGGGTGCGGCGTAGTCTGGAGGTATGGCGCTGTTCGGCAACAAGACTCGAATGATCGAACCGGCTGAGGCCCTTCCCGGGCGTTCCGCTCCCCTGGACGTGCCGGAACGGCACGTCGTCCACCCGGAGCGGAGCATCGTCGGCCCCTTCCCGGAGGGGACCGAGCGCGCGGTGCTCGGGATGGGCTGCTTCTGGGGAGCCGAGCGAACCTTCTGGCGGACCGAAGGAGTGTGGGTCACCGCCGTGGGCTACGCGGGTGGTTACACCCCCAACCCGACCTACGAGGAGGTGTGCACCGGGAGGACCGGGCACACCGAGGCCGTGCTGGTGGTGTTCGACCCCGCGGTCATCGACTACGCGGGCGTGCTCAAGGTGTTCTGGGAGAACCACGACCCGACCCAGGGGATGCGCCAGGGCAACGACGTCGGTTCGCAGTACCGTTCCGCGATCCTGGTCGAGAACGACCGGCAGCGTGAGGTGGCCGAGGCGAGCCGGGACGGTTTCCAGCGGGCGTTGACCGATGCCGGGCACGGCACGATCACCACCGAGATCTCCCGTCTCGGTGAGTTCTACTACGCGGAGGGCTACCACCAGCAGTACCTCTCCGAGAGCAAGAACCCCAACGGCTACTGCGGGATCAGCGGGACCGGGGTCTCCTGCCCCACCGGGCTGGCGGTGTGACGGGAACCGCGCCCGGTCCCTTCGCGTGGTGGTGCCGGTCGCTCGGGTGAACCGAGCGCCGATCCTCTCGGACGTTTCGCGCGAAACCCTCACTCCGGATCCGTTCCGGAAGGAACGTTTCGCGCGAAACGTCCCCGGTGCGACAACCGCGACCGGCCGGGCGGGTTCGCTCAGACGTAGGCGCAGCTGGTGTGGACCGGCTCGGTCGGAGCCGGTGAGCTCCCCTGCTCGGGAGCGGTGCACCCGGTGCGCACGAACCTGCCCTCGAACTCGAGGTAGGTCTCCCAGTACTGGGGGGCTTCCGCGTAGTTCGGCTCGTAGGTGCTCTGCCGGAGCGCCACGTCGGGGCGACCGTTGTCGTCGAGCTGCCGCAGGGTGGCTCCGGGGGAGTTGCCCCGGATGTCGTCGCTGTGCACTATTCCCTCGTCGCCTCGGAGCAGAGCGGACAGCGCGCCCGAGCCGTGCGCCCCGGTGTAGTAGGTGACAGCGCAGCGCTGGGCGTCTCCCTCCCAGCCGCAGTCCGCGTCCTGAACCCTCTTGTGCTCCAGTTCGAGCGTGTCGTGAACGCTTCCGCCGGAGTAGTAGACGAGCACGCTGTCCCCGCCGGGGACGGAGTTGTCGCGCCAACCGGCGAGGTGCACGTCGTGCGGCAGTGAGAGCTCGAAGACCCGCTCGCAGTCGGTCGCGCACTCCGGCGGTGGTGGCAGCGTCGTCGACTCGGTGGCACCGGCTCCCGGGGTGGCTGTCACGGACAGGGCCGCGGTCAGCGCGGCCACTCCCAGTCCGGCCAGTGCGGTGCGGATTCGTGGGAAGCGCATCGTCGAACCTTTCGTCTTCCGCGTTGTCTGCTCCGGTGAGTGGACGGGTTCGCGGATCGATCGGTTGGCCGGAGGTGGATCAGTTCATTCTTTCGTG
This genomic stretch from Actinopolyspora halophila DSM 43834 harbors:
- a CDS encoding RtcB family protein, with protein sequence MWAPEDEIEAAALEQLRNISALPWVYGVRVMPDVHLGKGATVGSVIAMPHAVSPAAVGVDIGCGMTGVRTTLRSADLPGDLRGIRSRIERAVPVGFNAHEEPVDPARVEVPTERWRQLWADFDELYAGVHGRRNKAGCQLGTLGGGNHFIELCLDDEDAVWIMLHSGSRNIGKELAERHMARAQELPHNRDLPDRDLGVFISGTPQMTAYQHDLFWAQEYARLNRWIMLGLVKNTLRDSFRGRKIGFEDPISCHHNYVSEETIDGRSMLVTRKGAIRAGSGDPGLIPGSMGTGSYVVRGLGSEESFFSAAHGAGRRMSRNRARKTFGSQDLRAQTSGVECRKDTGVLDEIPGAYKDIDTVIEAQSALVEVRGRLRQIVCVKG
- a CDS encoding glycosyltransferase, producing the protein MAEESARATRHPRRLIEWTGERCVPWADDAQVVYEHYHRYAIAARLARDKRVLDLACGEGFGAALLAEQASEVVGVDIDEETARHATLNYESANLSFRTGSMTDAELLAEAKPFDLIVCFEAIEHVSDHDAVLRLMRARLAQGGIVLVSTPDTSVYHEEHGNENPFHVRELAAPQFEELLEDSFRHSAVLKQNVAVGSLVTPSDPGDPDIAADGVRLQTLRQLESGAWQVRQGVDHTYLLGIASDRQLPQLPAAAVLLDADLGLARDRDTGIDEVVEQRDAAVADVARLNELCRGNRAEAAELKNKITELESSRVSAESRADEAERERDRLLGELHEAELERQRESARIEWLRETVTSLESELDSVRRRAAELEEQNSALVQRAVTRYRRAVERVAPRGTARRDVYELAMGRGTSAARQEEPGDPVAVPHSDEPVVSVVIPVHGKWNYTRRCLLSIAGHRACVPFEVIVVDDASPDDSAEHLARCPGVRLVRAERNLGFVGACNLGAEHAGGRHLLFLNNDTEVTGSWLDELLDTLESDEGIGLVGAKLLYPDGRLQECGSIVWSDGSGWNLGRLGDPAAAEHNVTRDVDYCSGAAILVRGGLFESLGGFDTRYCPAYYEDTDLAFAVREAGYRTLVQPRAEVVHHEGVSNGTDVGSGLKRYQELNRQVFVEKWSETLHSRHLPESSTRNLWLARQRGTYGHFGPLVLVKDHQVPRPNYDSGSMRMWRLLEQLVFIGARVVFFPNNHAALEPYTTDLQRLGITVLADERLQQAFLDEAGSEITLALLSRPQVAWSVLEQLRLNAAQAVIAYDTVDMHFLRLQRQAELAESEAEHERGGALRQKAFASRQMELGLVRSCDVTFVVSEAEQRLLSETVEDADVRVLSNVHDVRGSVEGPESRRDVLFVGGFDHPPNIDAARWAAEEIMPLVRERCPGARLHIVGSNPTEEITRLRGSGVEVHGWVDDLSAVYDAARVSLAPLRFGAGVKGKVGESLAVGVPVVATELAMEGIRLEPTRDVLVADDAPGLAEEVVRLLTDDAEWRRLSEAGRSGVRAQFGPEVALAELKRLVKG
- a CDS encoding acyltransferase family protein, whose amino-acid sequence is MRSQGMGDRVPRVDHAHPEYFANPNHGFAWIRMIGAILVIYGHSYPLVSGNDLFPPEWPVQPDDGVLMGFFAMSGFQITESWMRDPHPARFAVKRVLRLWPPMLTVSLVSALLIGPLVTNLAAEEYFTAHGTWAYVVNNTGLVTLEHQLPGVFEENPWEGAVNGSLWTLPMELLAYAGLFVLLLLGAGLRRTRWLAVVALVVVAVVDRRLEQDPGANSAGSLLSVPVEPLIAFLVAFALGVVLNLYRIPLSPLASLAGLAALAAMPMNTATSFWMTLVVSYSVVVVGHFWPARLRVPNLWVNGSYGVYVWGFPVQQLLVFAGLRNEWFVMLCAVPLAYVMGTLSWRFVEEPTMNLRHYIVPDRSSRSVRSDAERSAVPGRAGEPDPRPHATPRPREEPAASAETGGSVDDRPTEPVGTTPLVPVEGDAERTTPLLPRVPGGDQRTTGD
- the msrA gene encoding peptide-methionine (S)-S-oxide reductase MsrA, which codes for MALFGNKTRMIEPAEALPGRSAPLDVPERHVVHPERSIVGPFPEGTERAVLGMGCFWGAERTFWRTEGVWVTAVGYAGGYTPNPTYEEVCTGRTGHTEAVLVVFDPAVIDYAGVLKVFWENHDPTQGMRQGNDVGSQYRSAILVENDRQREVAEASRDGFQRALTDAGHGTITTEISRLGEFYYAEGYHQQYLSESKNPNGYCGISGTGVSCPTGLAV